Part of the Desulfomonilaceae bacterium genome is shown below.
CAGTCTACAAAGTTATTGCTGACGATACACCGTTCACTAATCTGAAAGCATAATGCAGCCGGTTCATTTTTTTGCTCGCCACGAAAAAAATCAATTACATTTGTCCTTATTTGACACACGTCCGAATTAGAATAGGGGAACTGACGATTGTGTCATTTCGACCGTCAGGGAGAAATCTGTTTCCAAGGAGGCAACTAATGAAAGTTTTTTTTGGCGTCATTATCTTCATGCTGCTACCAGTGGTCGGGCTGTCTTCGGATCGTAGTGTCACAGTCCGCGACCGTTACGGAAATATCGTTGAAACAAAAGACCGACATGGGAATGACACTACTGTTCGTGACCGCTCCGGAAACATTATCCGAACCGAGGAATATGACGGGCAAGGACAAAAAACCATCCGTGACCGAAGTGGAAATATAATCGGGACCGAGGACGTTGATCGATGAACAAGGATGATACTGCTATATTTAGTTGTCGGAATCTGTTCAACGAAAAAACCGTAATTCTTTTGGCAGATCCGGTATAAATGATAGACTTCAATGCTTGAGAGAAGTAACTATGGCTAAAATCGAAGTAATGAAAAAAGAAATCGCTGTCCATACCTGGAACGAAGAAGACTATATCTGCATCACTGATATAGCAAAGTACAAAAATTCAGATAGGACAGACGATTTAATTAGAAACTGGCTCAGAAACCGTAACACCATTGAGTTCTTGGGTATCTGGGAGCATCTTAACAACCCGGATTTTAATTCCGTCGAATTCGACGGGTTTAGAAAACAAGCTGGCCTTAACAGTTTTACATTAACTCCCAGTCAGTGGATTGAAAGAACAAACGCTATTGGTATCATCTCAAAACGAGGCCGTTACGGTGGAACATATGCGCATAAAGACATCGCCTTCGAGTTCGCTTCCTGGATTTCAGTCGAGTTCAAACTCTATCTCATCAAAGAATTCCAGCGACTCAAAGAGAATGAGCGAAAACAACTTGGATGGGACATTAAGCGGAACCTCACAAAAATCAATTACCGAATACATACAGACGCCATAAAGGCGAACTTGATTCCACCGGAACTAGGCAAAGAACAGATCAACCTCACTTATGCGTCTGAGGCGGATGTGTTGAATGTGGCTCTTTTTGGCATGACTGCGAAGGAATGGCGGGCAAAAAGGCGCAATTCTATAGGCAACATCCGTGATGAGGCAAATGTGGCTCAGCTTGTCTGTCTATCAAATCTCGAAAATCTGAACGCTCATTTCATAAATGAGGGCATGCAGCAGGCGGAACGTGTGACTAAATTGAACCAAATAGCCATTCAACAAATGAAGCTACTTATTGACGATAGCGCTCTGAAAAGACTCGAAGCGGAAACATAATCGGGACCGAGGATGTTGATCGATGAGAGAATATGATGGCGCTAATCACATAGAAGTGCTGAGAAGATTTCTCGGAATCCCACTCGGAAGCGCTGACGGTGTGTTCGATCGCTTTCTGGAAATACCTGGAGCAATTTATCGTGGCGAAGGTCTGGAAAGATTTCTGTATGTAAGAGGCTCCGGGAGCAACAAGGTATTACTCGTGGCCCATGCCGACACCTATTGGGATCATGAGTACGGATATGATCCCGGTCCAACACACAAAATAAAGATCGAAGATGGCGAAATCAGGGCCGTCAATGAAGAATTCGGGCTTGGCGCTGATGACAGGGCAGGATGCGCCCTTCTCTGGCTGCTCAGAGATCTGGGACATTCCCTGCTTGTCACAAACGGCGAAGAACATAGCCAGACAGGCTCTTCCTGGTTGATGGATCATAGCAAGCAAATATATGACGAGATCAACCGGGACCACCAGTTCGCTATTGAATTTGACAGGCGCAATGGCCGGGATTTCAAGTGTTACAACAAGGGTACGGAAGAATTTAGAGCCTATGTCGCCAAGAAAACAGGCTACACGGAACCAGATCTCGGATCTTCGACCGATATAAGAATTCTATGTCGTGAAATTGCCGGTGTTAATCTCAGCGTTGGCTATCACAACGAACATGGAAACCAGGAATATTTAAATATCGCAGAATGGGAGCATACCCTAAATTTATGCGGTAGATGGGTGGCTGAAAGAGAATTACCCAGATTCAAAATGAATTGATTTATTCTATGACCCACCGATCATATTGTGTACGGTGAAAAGAGCTTCTACAGTCTACAAAATCATTTGCAGAGGATACACCGTTCACTAATCTGGAATAGTAACATAACCGGTCCATTTTTCTTCTCGTCACGAAAATAATTCAATAACGTGTGTCCTTATTTGACACACGTCCGGGGGATAATCGGACCATCATGACGGAAAGTAGCCCTGACTGATGGCTCAAATGAAGGAATTCTTTGATGAAATTACGCAATACAGGACCAGAACAGGTCAATGCGGGCCCAGGGCCAGCGCCATTCTGGATGATGTTGGCGTGACCCTCGTTTAAAGGCGAAAATCGGTTTCCCCGGGCGATGATCTTCGCCTTGAATCGGAGAAATTCATGGGGGCTGGGCTGGAATTCGAGGACAGATAATTCAGTTCATCGTTTTCAGAGCAAGGAACGGGAATGGTTCAAGTCCCCGGGCAGGATGAGGAGAGAATCAGCGAAGCGGGGAAGCCGCAACACATGGACAAAGGCTGTTGTCCGGGTTCCGGTTTCGGCGTTTGCACAAACTACTGACATCAGGGACCGTGATGGCAGCCTAATCGGGACAAAAAAATTGCTGTTGACCAGTTAAAAAGGGTGATATTTTATCATCGAGTAAAAATGCAATAAAAATCGATCGCAGCAATTGTGAAATATCGGCGGATACGGAAAACGAAAATATTAATGACCATGTCCTAGACCTCTTTCACATTTCCTCATTTCTTAGGACTGAAAATGGCTTTCGAAGGGAAAACATCCGTGCCCCCTGATGATTTACCCCCAATTGTTTTGAGAAGATTGCTGCTGTCAAAGCAATTCTACTCACATGGACTTACCCATTACTCAGCCTCTAGTGATATGGATAAGATGATTGCTGTCCATCACTTCCACATTAGTATTGAAATCTTGCTCAAAGCTATTTTGTTGAAGAATGACGCCACGGTAAAAGACAAGGTTTCTTTTCCAGAACTTATTAATCAAGTTTGTGAAATCAAGAATGATTCCAACTTCGGTAAACATAAACAGACATTGATTTCGTTGAACGAAATCCGAAATAAGATGCAACATGCTTCAGTGACCCCGGGAAAATCTATCATGGAGGAATGGCGAGTTTATGCTAAGGGAGCATTGGAAGACGGTTTCTTCCAGTTCTTTAAACTCGATTTTGTCACCTTCAGTGCAAACCAGGCAATAGCAGATCCCGATATAAAAGAAATGCTAATCAAATCATGTCAGTATGCAAAACACGGGAGAGGAAAGACTAGCTTAGAACTGTCCAGAATAGCTTTTGAATGTGCATCAAAATCACTTCTGGAGTCGTTTAAAAA
Proteins encoded:
- a CDS encoding KilA-N domain-containing protein, with translation MAKIEVMKKEIAVHTWNEEDYICITDIAKYKNSDRTDDLIRNWLRNRNTIEFLGIWEHLNNPDFNSVEFDGFRKQAGLNSFTLTPSQWIERTNAIGIISKRGRYGGTYAHKDIAFEFASWISVEFKLYLIKEFQRLKENERKQLGWDIKRNLTKINYRIHTDAIKANLIPPELGKEQINLTYASEADVLNVALFGMTAKEWRAKRRNSIGNIRDEANVAQLVCLSNLENLNAHFINEGMQQAERVTKLNQIAIQQMKLLIDDSALKRLEAET